In Arcobacter sp. LA11, the genomic window TTCTCCTTTTGTGTTAAATATAAAAAGATTAGTATTGTTTTTATAGTTAGAATATTTAAGATATGACAAAATTTCATTTTTTATTTCAGTATTAAAGTTATCTAAGTATTTTCCTGTACCAATAATCCAATTATAAGGCTCAAATTTTTTTACAAAAGCAAATTTCTTAAATTTTTTGGATGGTAAGTCAGGCTTAAAAAAATAATATTCAATAAATTTCTGATTATTATCTTTTAATTTTTTAATAATACTTTTTATATCTTTATCATAAAGAAGATTTCTATTTTCATTTTCTGGATTTATTGGATGAAGAACATTAGTTCCATCAAGATTAAAGATATAAAAATAGCCTTTTCCTTCATCAAATCTAATATCTCTTAATGTATTTTTTATTTGTTGAATAATATTAGCTTTACTTTTATATAAATAGTTTTTATTATAAATGCTATTTATCATTATATATGCATTGTCAATCTTAGTTTGGAGGCTTTTCTTGAGGTTTATAAGAGATGAATTGATTTTCTCATCAATATAAATATCTAAAGATTCAACACTTATTCTTATCTCATTTTTTTCTTCATCAATATAATTTTGTATTATATTTGTTTTAGTCATTAGAAATTCATTTTTATAGTATGTTGTTAAATAATAAGTTGTAATGATTGTTAAAAGGAAAATAAAAATTGAAGGCGTGTATCTTATTATTTGTAAAATAATATTTTCATTCTCTTTTAAATTCAAAGTTAAACCTTAAAATAATTTTTTAAAAGTATTAAGAATAAATTCATATAAATAGTGCAAAATATATAATTATTCACGATTATCCCATAGGATAATGATAAATGAATAATAACATTATATATTTAAAATATAATTTAACCTATAGGATAAATATGAATTTCACTTTCCCCAACATATCGGATGAGGAAATAAAAGAGTTTTATGACAATGTTTCAAAAAAAGTTAAAAAGTGTAGAAAAGATAAAAATATTACTCAGCTTGATTTATCTTTAGAAATAGGAATCAAATCTGTTGCATTTTATTCTAACTGTGAAAATAGAAAATATAATAAGCATTTTAATCTTGAACACTTATATAAGATATCTAAAGCCTTAAATAAAGATATTTCAGAATTTATTACTTAAAAATTAACTAGAATACTATAGAAATTTAAGTTATAATACTATGGAAAATTAAGTTAGTAATAAAATTTAAGAATTTATTATGAGAGGGATAATATTGGATAATACAAATTTAACAAAAGAACCAGAAACAAAGTTTGAAAAAAAGCTTATTCAAGATCAATATAACGTAAATGTTGCTTTTTACGTTCATTTAAATGAGTTTAATAATAATGTACGTAGTGAATTAGAGAAAAGAATAGAAGAAGTATTTTTCTTTTCAAAAGGTGTTGAATGGAAATTTGACAGTTTTGGTATTGAAAAAGCAGGTTCAAGAGGAAAAGATGTTTTAGGATATTTTATTTTTAGAACAGCAAATTTAACAGAACTAAAGAAACTATTTATTGAAAACTTTAAAGATTATGAAAATGCAAAGAAAATAACTTGCTCAGTAGCAGAATATCAAAAAATTAATGAGACTTTTTTTGAATTAGAAGTTTAGATATATTTAGATTTAAAAGTTAGAGTTTCCTCTAACTTTTATTTGCTTTTCATTTCTTTAGCTTCTCTTGCATCTCTGTGTTTACAAGATACCATCATCTTTTTACAAGATTCTTGAGTCATACCACAACCACATTTTTTAGCATCTTTTTTAACTTCTGCTGTACCACAAGAACAAGCTTTCCCAGCAGCTTTGCATTTACACTCTTTACCTTTTTTACAATCACACTTAGATTTCATATTCATTTTCTTCATGTCGCCACCACATTTACCTGCGCCACAAGAACCTGACATTTTTTTCTTAGCATCTTTTTTCATATCGCTACCACATTTACCAGCACCACATGAACCTTCTTTTTTCTTGTCCATTTTGCAACTTGGCATTTTGCAGTTTTCTTTTTTCATTCCACATTTACAATTTTCTTTTTTCATTTCCATTTTGCAATTAGGCATGTCACATTTTTCTTTATGTTCACCCTTCATTCCACAATTTGCACTTAATGCTGTAAGTGATAAGAAACTTGCTACTAAAAACGATAAAAATAATCTACTCATATTCTTCTCCTGAAATATTTTTTATAAGTATATCAAGTAAAAATTAATATAAAGATATGGCAAAATAGGGCTACGCAGGATTTTTATAAGTATTGATTATAATTATTTATAAGTTATAGAAATAGTTAAAGTAGAATTTTTAGAAGAAGAGTTTTTAATTCTTTTCTTCTAAAAGTTTTAATATATCAAGTGGTGTCTCTACAATAAAATCTGCACCATTTTCAAGTAATTCCTCTACTCCTCGAAATCCCCATTTTACTCCTACTGCTATCATTCCTGCATTTTTAGCTGTTTGCATATCTACATCACTATCTCCAATAAAATAGATATTTTCACTTGGAAGGTTAAATGATTTTGCAATATTTATTGCACCGATAGGATTAGGTTTTTTTGGAATTTCTTCTTTTTGTCCATGTGGTTCACTTATATTGTAAAAACTAAAAAATTGTTCTATATATTTAAGAGTAAATTTATGAGGCTTATTTGAAAGTACTCCTAGTTTATAATTTTTATTTTTTAGTATTTCTAAAAGTTCATATACTCCATCATATGGTTTTGTGTTACCTTGTAAATTTTGGTCATAAACAATTTTAAACTGTTCTAATACTTCTTGGCGCAACTCTTTTGAGCTATTAGTTGGAGTACAGTTTTTTATTAAAATATCAGCTCCTCCTCCTACAAAAGTCTTATAATCTTCAATACTATGAGTTGGTAAATTAAACTCTTTTAAGACTTTATTTGCACATAGTGCAATATCAGTTAAAGAATCAATAAGTGTTCCATCTAAATCAAATATAAGTGCTTTTTCTTTCATTTTTATATTCCTAAGGTATTTGTTTTATTGTTTGTTTTGAAAAGACAAATGATATTATAACTGCAATAAGTGTCAATACAGAAGTAATCATAAAGACATAAGAGAAATCATTTGTAATATCATATATATATCCAGCAGTAACTGGTCCAATTGCTTGACATGAAGCAAAAAGTAGAGTTACTAAAGAGAGTACTTGGGCAGTTCTTTTTACATCAAAATGTAAAGAAGTTAATAGTGCAACTAAAGAAGGGATACTCCAAACAGAGATTCCAAAGATAATTGCAGAGAACCAAATTGCATATGCGTTGATATCTATTGCTAATATAAAATGAGAAATAGTTTGTAAAATATAAACAAAAATTAGAGTTTTATATGGACCTACTTTATCTGCAACTATTCCAAATATAAAACCAGAGAAGATACTACAAAAACCAACTACTGTCCAAAAATCACCAGACAGTGAAGTACTTACATTGTATTTATCAATTACAGCACTAACAAAATATGTAACATAAATAGAATAAGAAATTCCAAATATCATATAAATAATACCAATTTTCCAAAAAGAGGGTATCTTGAAGTATTTATTAGCTTTTACTTTTGTATCTGGCATTTCATGACTAGCATGTTTTTTGATACCTGGTTGGGAGAAAAATGCAATAAGTATTAATATAAAAGCAAATATTGTCCATGAAGTTTTCCATGGCATATAAGCTATAGTTTTTTCAATAATAGGTACAAGTTGTCCGGAGATTATGATAGCTAAACCACTTCCACTTACAATTATTCCTAAAGCTTTTCCTCTCACTTCTTTTGGAATCACATTTGCCATGTATGCCATTATAGACATATTTACAATAGCAGAGAAAAAACCACTAAGAGTGTAGAAAAATGATATAAGAAGATAATCATTAAAAAAAATCATAGCTAACATACTTAATCCTTGTAGGATAATTGTTAGAAAAATCAATTTGTGCGTAGTATATTTACTATATAAAAAATTAGCAAAAAATATTCCTATTATATAACCAATAAAATTTGCAGTTCCTATAAATCCAATTTGTGTTGTGGTGATATTTAATGTTTCTTGCATATTTGGTAAAACCATGCCAAATGCAAATCTACCAAATCCCAAGCAAGCAAGAATTACTAGAAAAGAAGCAATTATTGATTTAATATATGGTCTCAAGTTTATAATTCCACTACATCATTTGGTAGTTCATTTTCATCATTTTCTTTTATAGGAAAATTTTTGATTAAAATTGAGTTACAACTTTTTATTGCTTTTAGATAACCAGAAGATAAATCATTATTTTTAACATCTTTTATAAATTCATCAACTATAACTTGCCAGTAATTATCTTCTATTTTCTCTTTTATTTTACTATCTGTTATTATCTCAACAAATTTTTCATCATATGAAACAAAAAACATGATAGCCTGTTTTGTTTTTGTTGTTTGTAGTCCTAAATTTACAAACTGTTTGTTTGCATATTCTGAAGCCTTTGTATATTTGTATGATTTAGGAAGTAGTGCTAAGAGAATTTTATTGAATTTTTCAAAAATCAGATAAAAAGATAAAAAAGAGATTACTTGTATTTGAAATAGTTTTATTGCACTAGTTTCAAATAAAAGAGTAACTAATGAAATAATTGTACTTAAAAGAAGTGCAAAAGCAATTGTTTCAAATTTATATGAAGACGACTGTTTTGTAATTACTGCTACAAGTTCAGCTGAACTTTCTTTCTCTAGATTCTCTATCTCTTTAGAGATTTGTTGTTTTTCATTATCATTTAAATGCATTACCATCCTCCGCTAGCTCCACCACCGCCGAAGCCACCGCCTCCGCCACCAAAACCTCCAGAAGAACTGCTTCCAAAACCACCACCAATTCCACCATCATATGAGGGATGTGTTTTAGAGTAAGATTTATATGAAACTTTTTTAGTAGTTAAAAATATTATAATAGAGGTAATTGTAAAAACTATTGCAGAAATTAATAAGCTATTGGAAAACCCAATTGCAAATGCTCCTGCAAAACCACCTAGCATACTAGAGTGGAATACTTTTGGAACAGTATTGTTTTTATGTTTTTTTACTGCTCCACCAATGATTCCTGATAAAAAAATTATTGCAAAATATACAAAGAACCAGTTTTCAGAACTAGAGCTTAATACTCCATAATCACTAGGTTTATATTCACCTTTAATAGCTTTTATAATAGCTTTTGTTGCTTTGTTAATTCCATTATAAAAGTCACTTTGTCTAAAGTTGGGTTTGAGTATGTATTCTATTATTTCATGTGCTGTTTTATCTGGAAGTGCACCTTCTAATCCATATCCAACTTCTATTCTAATTTTTTTTTCATTCATTGAAATGATAAGTAAAACACCATTGTTTTTGTCTTTTTGTCCAATCCCCCAATGTCGTCCTAATTGGTATCCATAGTCTGCTATATCATATCCGTCAAGAGAATCTAAAGTTACTATTACTACTTGGTTTGAAGTTTCATTCTCATGTTTTTCTAATATAGTAGTTAAATTGTTTTCTTCATTTACTGATAATATTTGTGCGTTATCAACTACTCTTCCAGTTAATTCTGGAAAAGTAGGTACTGCAAAAAGTGCTATTGCAAAAAATGTTAAAAGAAGCAAAAAAGCTTTTTTCATACTTTAAAATTTTACCTTTGGAGCTTCTTGTTCTTGTGGACTTGCTGTAAAAGTCTGTCTAATTTGGGCATCTGGATACATAATAGCTGCCACTATTTTCCCTGGATATGTTCTTAATTCAAGATTATAGAGTTTTACAGATTGAATATAATCACGTCTAGCAACAGTGATTCTATTTTCTGTTCCTTCAAGTTGAGTTTGAAGTGCAAGAAAGTTTTTATTTGCTTTTAAATCTGGATATCTTTCTACTACTAACATTAATTTGGATAATGCAGAACTTAAAGCTCCTTGAGCTTGTTGGAATTGTTGAAATAATTGAGGGTTTGATAACATCTCTGGTGTTAAAGATATTTTACCTACATTTGCTCTAGCTTGTGTAACTTCTGTAAAAGTACTTTTTTCATGCTCTGCATAACCTTTTACTGTAGATACTAAATTTGGAATTAGATCTGCTCTTCTTTTATATTGATTTTGAACTTGTGACCAAGTTGCTTTAACATCTTCATCTAATTTTGGAACATTATTAATATTTGCTATTATTAATAATACAAGACCAATAATAATTACTCCAAGACCTATTAAAAAAGCTTTCATTTTTTAACCTTTTAGTTTAAAATTATGGGTATAGTATTGAAATATTGATTAATAAATAATGAATTTTAGTATTAGTGTGCAATAATTAAGTTTTAATTTTTAGGGGTGAAATATGAAAACTTGGGAAGACATAATTAATAAAGAGAAAAGTGAAGACTATTATCAAGGTTTGAAAAAAGAGATAGATATCAAATATAAAACATCAAAAGTTTTTCCTCAAAAAGAAAAGATTTTTAATGCTTTTGCAAAAACACCTATTGATAATTTAAAAGTAGTTATATTAGGACAAGATCCTTATCATGGAGAAGGGCAAGCACAAGGTTTATCCTTTTCTACCCCAAGTAATATAAAAAATCCTCCTTCTATGCAAAATATTTTAAAAGAGATAAATGAAGATTTAAAAAGACCTTCTTCTTGTTTAGATGGTGATTTAACTCCTTGGGCTAAAGAAGGGGTTTTATTGTTAAATACAATTCTTACTGTTGAAGAATCTAAGCCAAAATCTCATCATAACTTAGGATGGGAGATATTTACTGATAATATAATCAAATATATTTCTCAAAATTGTGAAGATGTAGTTTTTTTACTTTGGGGAGCACCTGCGATAAAAAAAACAAAATTAATAGATGCAACAAGACATCATATTCTCACTGCTCCTCATCCAAGTCCTTTGTCTTCGTATAGAGGTTTTTTTGGATGTAAGCATTTTAGTAAAACAAACGAAATTTTAGACTTAATTGATAAAAAACCAATTAATTGGTAAGGAATAAAATGAACGAAAAATGGTTATTAAAAGATACTGGTAATTTAAACCAAATGTTAAGAATAAGAGCAGATAAAACTCTTACTAATGTATGTGAAAAGTTCAAAGACTTAGTAATTGTAAAACATCAATATCATATAGCTGATGATATTATGTTTCCTGATCCTTCATGTCTAGCATTTTTTACTGCATTTGAAGAAAATCACTTACAAAGTTTAGAAGAAGAGGAAAGTTTAGTTTTATATGCAGTAGATATTTTTGAAGGTAAATTAAATTTGTACATATACTGTAATGATGCCCAAAAATGTGTTTATAATTCTATATCTTTTTTAAAATCAAATAGTTTATATAAATGTGAGTTTGAAATCATATTAAATGATTATGGAAAAAGACTAGAAGAAATTATCTAGTCTTTTTGTTAAATTTCTTGCCAGATATAAATTTTATAGTACCAATATCTGTGCCCTTTTGAAGGAAGTTTTTTCACATCAGAAAATACTATTTCAATAGATTTATTTAATTCTTCGTTTAAATGTTTACCCTTAGATATATATTGAGAGTAACCATTTCTTAGCTTTGTGTATAGCTGATTTTCTATCTCTTTAAACTCTAAATAAGTCATGTTTTGAATTTTATTCTTTTCATAGTTTTCCAGTGTTTGTAAAAAATGGTATAAAGCAAGATATGCTTTTGATTTATCTGAGTTTTTGCTATGAAAAAAAGCTTTACTAAAAACTTCTACTTCTCTTTTCATATCCATTCCCATCTCAATACTTTGAGAGATGATGAACTCATCTTCTTTATTCAATATATTTTTCTCTTCTTTTGTTTCAATAATCAATTCTTTTTCAAGTGATTGCTCATTGTTTTCATTTTGTATTTCTTCTGGATTTTTGTTATCTTCTGTTTTCGAAAGTTTAGACATTATTCCTTCAAACATTTAATACCCTTTCTTAAAAATTAATCTAAGTCTCTAGCTAATTGATCTAATAAAGTTGCGAAGTTTCTTGTATGAATTTTACTTACATGTAAAAAGATATAAGCTACAACAACAACATTTAAATGAATTAGTGCCTCTTCAAATGGAAGAAAAGCTAATAATATACCAGCAATTAAAATAAAAACAGGATAAGTTAGTTTTAGCCTTTGCTCTTCTCTTACAAAAGCTATTTTATAATCCCTAAAGTTTGTTTTGATAAAGTTTTTATCTTCACTAGTTAATTTCTTTGCTTCTTTTAACTCATCTAATCCTTTTAGAACATCCATTTTCTTTTTGTATTGATAATACTTTACAAATAGTGCAACAAGTATTATTATTGACAAAAAGTTTGAAAGTAGTTCTAATGGAATTCTTGTCTCTTCCATATTTTCCCTTTTTTATAAATATGAAAGATTTTAATATAATTGACATTACATTTATATAATACATTTCACTTTTATTACATCTTTTTCAATAAAATAAATTAGATTTTATCTTATTTAGATATAATTAAAAAAATTATTATAAGGAGTGTGAAGATGAAAAAAATTTTAGCTATTTTAGCTTTGAGTGTTTCATTTATGTTTGCAGCTATGAATTTAAATACTGCATCAAAAGAAGAGTTAATGACTATTAAGGGGATAGGACCAGTAAAAGCTGATCAAATTATCAAATATCGAAAGTCAAGTAAAATTAAAAGTGCTGATGATTTACAGACAATCAAAGGTTTTGGTCCAGGTATAATTTCTAATATAAAAGGTGGAAAAACTGTTTCAAAAGCTAAATTGAATCAGAAAAAGAAAAATTCTAAAATAGAAGATAAAAGAAAAGAAAAAATTAAAAAAGCAAAAGAATCTGGAAAATCAGAAAAAGAGATAAAAGCTAAAAAAAAGAAAATAAATGAAAAAGCAAAAGCAAAAAAGAAAAAGGTAGCTAAAAAGACAAAAGCTAAAAAAGAAGAAAAAAAAGCAAAGAAAAAGAGTAAAAAAGCTTCTAAAAAAGAAGAAACTACTAAATAATTAATAAAAGTACTTAGTAAGTTTTTTACTAGGTACTTTTTTCTTGGTTGATATTTTGATACAATATCATTAAAAAATCTCAACAGGTTTAGCCATGAAAATTTCAGTAAATGCAATGTGCCCATGTGGGAGTTTAAAGAAGTTTAAAAAATGTTGTAAAATTTTTCATAATGGTTCAAATGCTAAAACGGCGCTTGAATTAATGAAATCACGGTATAGCGCCTTTGCTGCTGGTGATTTTAAGTATATTATGAAAACAACTCACAAAGACAATCCTGATTATAGTGAAGATAAAGCATTATGGAAAGAATCAATACTTACCTTTTCAAAAGACAGTGATTTTAAAGAACTTAAGATAATAGATTTTATTGAGGATGAAACTGAATCTTATGTAACTTTTAATGCAACAATTTTCCATGGAGCACATAATAATTCATTTTGTGAGAAAAGTAAATTTATTAAAGTAGATGGAGTTTGGCTATATCATAGCGGTGAAATTATTGATGCCTAAACTACTCCAGAAATTATATAAAGGAGAAGAAGGAAATATATTAATTCTTTCTCTTTGTATAACTTTCTCCTTACTTGTTTTTATTATTATAAGCTACCAAGTAGATGTTGCTTTTGCAAATAGAATTACAGGAATAGTTTTTACAAATTTACTTGTAGGCAGAGTCCCTGCTCTTTCTTTTGGATATGCTGCTGATTTATCACATTTTGTGGTTATTTTTACAAATATTACAACAGAGATGATTTTAGTAACTGCAATTTACCCTCTTTTTATTTTTAGTTTTAAAGGTGTGTTAAAAATAAAAGTTTTAGAAGAATTTTTTACAGAAGTTCAAATGAAAAAAAATGAACATCAAGAGAAGTTTGATAAATATGGGAGATTTGGACTTTTTGTATTTGTATTTATTCCTTTTTGGATGACAGGGCCAATAGTAGGTTCAATTATTGGTTTTTTAATTGGAATGAAGCATTATGTTGTTATATTTATAGTTTTTATTGCAACGATAATTTCAATAACTTTATGGGGTCTTTTTTTACAAGAAATTATTGATTTCTTATTGATTTTTGATACTCAGATTGTTTGGGTTTTACTATTGTTTGTTGTAAGTGTCTTACTTTTTTTAAGATTTAGAAAAAAAATATTTGGAAATAGAAATGAAAAGGAATAAAGAATAGAATGAAAATACTTTTAGCCCCAGCAGAGACTAAAAATAGTGGAGGGAATCAAGCCTCTTTTTGTAAGGAAAACTTTTTATTTCCAGAGCTTTTTGAGAAAAGAGAAGAAATTTTAAATAAATATGAAGAACTACTATTTTTATTATCAGTAGAAGAATTATCAAAATGGTTTGGTCTAAAAAAATTAGATGAAGTTGAAAGATATAAAGAAAGTTTACTAAATAAACCAAGTATGAAGGCGATTAATAGATACGATGGAGTTGCTTTTGATGCTCTTGATTATAATAGTTTGAATAAAGAATCACAAGATTTTATTGATGAAAATGTTTTATTATTCTCAAATCTTTTTGGACCTTTAAAAGCAAGTGATTTAATCCCTGACTACAAATACAAGCAAGGAGCTAAACTTCCTGATACTAATGTAGAAAAATTTTATATGGATAATTTTACAAAAATCTTAGATGACTTTGTAGGAGAGGAAGTAATAGATTTAAGAGCTGGGTTTTATGAAAAGTTTTATAAAGTTAAAAATGCGCAAGTTTTAACTTTTAAATTTGTAAAAGATGGAAAAGTAGTTTCACATTGGGCAAAATTTTATAGGGGAAAAGTTTTGCAGGAGATTGCCAAGAATAGAATAAATTCACATAGTGAATTCATGGCTATGCAAATTCCTGGACTAAAATTAAATGAAATTCAAGAGAAGAAAAATATTAGACTATTAATAATGGATATTGTGTAATGAATAAGGATTTTTTAAAAACTTTAACAATCTTATATGTTGAAGATGATGACAAAATAAGAACAAACCTTGAAAAGGTTTTTACTAAAGCTTTTAAAAAAGTATATTTTGCAGAAGATGGATTTGATGCATTACAACAGTATAAAGATATTAA contains:
- a CDS encoding helix-turn-helix transcriptional regulator; this translates as MNFTFPNISDEEIKEFYDNVSKKVKKCRKDKNITQLDLSLEIGIKSVAFYSNCENRKYNKHFNLEHLYKISKALNKDISEFIT
- a CDS encoding HAD family hydrolase, which translates into the protein MKEKALIFDLDGTLIDSLTDIALCANKVLKEFNLPTHSIEDYKTFVGGGADILIKNCTPTNSSKELRQEVLEQFKIVYDQNLQGNTKPYDGVYELLEILKNKNYKLGVLSNKPHKFTLKYIEQFFSFYNISEPHGQKEEIPKKPNPIGAINIAKSFNLPSENIYFIGDSDVDMQTAKNAGMIAVGVKWGFRGVEELLENGADFIVETPLDILKLLEEKN
- a CDS encoding MFS transporter gives rise to the protein MRPYIKSIIASFLVILACLGFGRFAFGMVLPNMQETLNITTTQIGFIGTANFIGYIIGIFFANFLYSKYTTHKLIFLTIILQGLSMLAMIFFNDYLLISFFYTLSGFFSAIVNMSIMAYMANVIPKEVRGKALGIIVSGSGLAIIISGQLVPIIEKTIAYMPWKTSWTIFAFILILIAFFSQPGIKKHASHEMPDTKVKANKYFKIPSFWKIGIIYMIFGISYSIYVTYFVSAVIDKYNVSTSLSGDFWTVVGFCSIFSGFIFGIVADKVGPYKTLIFVYILQTISHFILAIDINAYAIWFSAIIFGISVWSIPSLVALLTSLHFDVKRTAQVLSLVTLLFASCQAIGPVTAGYIYDITNDFSYVFMITSVLTLIAVIISFVFSKQTIKQIP
- a CDS encoding TPM domain-containing protein, which produces MHLNDNEKQQISKEIENLEKESSAELVAVITKQSSSYKFETIAFALLLSTIISLVTLLFETSAIKLFQIQVISFLSFYLIFEKFNKILLALLPKSYKYTKASEYANKQFVNLGLQTTKTKQAIMFFVSYDEKFVEIITDSKIKEKIEDNYWQVIVDEFIKDVKNNDLSSGYLKAIKSCNSILIKNFPIKENDENELPNDVVEL
- a CDS encoding YgcG family protein, whose translation is MKKAFLLLLTFFAIALFAVPTFPELTGRVVDNAQILSVNEENNLTTILEKHENETSNQVVIVTLDSLDGYDIADYGYQLGRHWGIGQKDKNNGVLLIISMNEKKIRIEVGYGLEGALPDKTAHEIIEYILKPNFRQSDFYNGINKATKAIIKAIKGEYKPSDYGVLSSSSENWFFVYFAIIFLSGIIGGAVKKHKNNTVPKVFHSSMLGGFAGAFAIGFSNSLLISAIVFTITSIIIFLTTKKVSYKSYSKTHPSYDGGIGGGFGSSSSGGFGGGGGGFGGGGASGGW
- a CDS encoding LemA family protein codes for the protein MKAFLIGLGVIIIGLVLLIIANINNVPKLDEDVKATWSQVQNQYKRRADLIPNLVSTVKGYAEHEKSTFTEVTQARANVGKISLTPEMLSNPQLFQQFQQAQGALSSALSKLMLVVERYPDLKANKNFLALQTQLEGTENRITVARRDYIQSVKLYNLELRTYPGKIVAAIMYPDAQIRQTFTASPQEQEAPKVKF
- the ung gene encoding uracil-DNA glycosylase, producing the protein MKTWEDIINKEKSEDYYQGLKKEIDIKYKTSKVFPQKEKIFNAFAKTPIDNLKVVILGQDPYHGEGQAQGLSFSTPSNIKNPPSMQNILKEINEDLKRPSSCLDGDLTPWAKEGVLLLNTILTVEESKPKSHHNLGWEIFTDNIIKYISQNCEDVVFLLWGAPAIKKTKLIDATRHHILTAPHPSPLSSYRGFFGCKHFSKTNEILDLIDKKPINW
- a CDS encoding DUF695 domain-containing protein, encoding MNEKWLLKDTGNLNQMLRIRADKTLTNVCEKFKDLVIVKHQYHIADDIMFPDPSCLAFFTAFEENHLQSLEEEESLVLYAVDIFEGKLNLYIYCNDAQKCVYNSISFLKSNSLYKCEFEIILNDYGKRLEEII
- a CDS encoding helix-hairpin-helix domain-containing protein, with the translated sequence MKKILAILALSVSFMFAAMNLNTASKEELMTIKGIGPVKADQIIKYRKSSKIKSADDLQTIKGFGPGIISNIKGGKTVSKAKLNQKKKNSKIEDKRKEKIKKAKESGKSEKEIKAKKKKINEKAKAKKKKVAKKTKAKKEEKKAKKKSKKASKKEETTK
- a CDS encoding YchJ family protein; this encodes MKISVNAMCPCGSLKKFKKCCKIFHNGSNAKTALELMKSRYSAFAAGDFKYIMKTTHKDNPDYSEDKALWKESILTFSKDSDFKELKIIDFIEDETESYVTFNATIFHGAHNNSFCEKSKFIKVDGVWLYHSGEIIDA
- a CDS encoding small multi-drug export protein, producing the protein MPKLLQKLYKGEEGNILILSLCITFSLLVFIIISYQVDVAFANRITGIVFTNLLVGRVPALSFGYAADLSHFVVIFTNITTEMILVTAIYPLFIFSFKGVLKIKVLEEFFTEVQMKKNEHQEKFDKYGRFGLFVFVFIPFWMTGPIVGSIIGFLIGMKHYVVIFIVFIATIISITLWGLFLQEIIDFLLIFDTQIVWVLLLFVVSVLLFLRFRKKIFGNRNEKE
- a CDS encoding YaaA family protein; this translates as MKILLAPAETKNSGGNQASFCKENFLFPELFEKREEILNKYEELLFLLSVEELSKWFGLKKLDEVERYKESLLNKPSMKAINRYDGVAFDALDYNSLNKESQDFIDENVLLFSNLFGPLKASDLIPDYKYKQGAKLPDTNVEKFYMDNFTKILDDFVGEEVIDLRAGFYEKFYKVKNAQVLTFKFVKDGKVVSHWAKFYRGKVLQEIAKNRINSHSEFMAMQIPGLKLNEIQEKKNIRLLIMDIV